A genomic window from Salvia miltiorrhiza cultivar Shanhuang (shh) chromosome 5, IMPLAD_Smil_shh, whole genome shotgun sequence includes:
- the LOC130986765 gene encoding probable sucrose-phosphate synthase 2 isoform X1, with protein MAGNEWINGYLEAILDSGASAIEDHKPAPAVSVSVSDRDNFNPTKYFVEEVVSGVDESDLHRTWIKVVATRNTRERSSRLENMCWRIWHLARKKKQLEWEDVQRVAHRKWEREQGRKDVTDDMSEDLSEGEKGEVIGEPVKLDSPPRHHLDRNFSTVEVWSDNNKEKKLYIVLISLHGLVRGENMELGRDSDTGGQIKYVVELARALAKMPGVYRVDLFTRQVLSPEVDWSYGEPTEMLSTGPEDANLGESSGAYIVRIPFGTRDKYLRKELLWPHVPEFVDGALAHILNMSKALGDQIGGGQPVWPYVIHGHYADAGDSAALLSGALNVPMVLTGHSLGRNKLEQLLKQGRQSKEDINSTYRIMRRIEAEELSLDAAELVITSTKQEIEEQWGLYDGFDVKLEKVLRARARRGVNCHGRFMPRMAVIPPGMDFSNVVVQEEIAEGDGDIAALTNEASSPKAVPPIWSEVMRFLTNPHKPMILALSRPDPKKNLTTLLKAFGECRPLRELANLTLIMGNRDDIDEMSGGNASVLITVLKLIDKYDLYGQVAFPKHHKQCDVPDIYRLAGKTKGVFINPAVIEPFGLTLIEAAAHGLPMVATKNGGPVDIHRALNNGLLVDPHDQNAIADALLKLVSEKNLWHECRKNGLRNIHLFSWPEHCRTYLTRVAACRMRHPQWQTDTPADEHAAEYSLNDSLKDVTDMSLRLSIDGDKTSLNESLDMAASGDNQVQDQVNKLLSRMNKPEPGARDADADRKLADAPSKYPMLRKRRKLIVLAIDCYDSNGAPEKKMINLIQEISKALKLDAQLARQSGFALSTAMPMSELTEFLKSGNIKLNDFDALICSSGSEVYYPGTYTEEGGKPCPDPDYATHIDYRWGSDGLKKTIWKLMNATEGLKSSQSSGVIEHDVKSSNSHCLSYLIRDLSKARKVDDLRQKLRMRGLRCHLMYCRNSTRMQAVPLLASRSQALRYLFVRWRLNVANMCVILGETGDTDYEEMISGTHKTLIIKDVVGKGSEELLRTSGSYLRDDIVPGDSALIAYVKEGATAEEIFDTLRQLFKTAA; from the exons ATGGCCGGAAACGAGTGGATAAACGGCTATCTGGAGGCGATATTGGACAGCGGGGCGTCGGCGATAGAGGACCACAAGCCGGCGCCGGCGGTGAGCGTCAGCGTCAGCGACAGAGACAATTTCAATCCCACCAAATACTTCGTGGAGGAAGTCGTGAGCGGCGTCGACGAGAGCGACCTCCACCGCACATGGATCAAGGTCGTCGCCACTAGGAACACCAGGGAGCGAAGCTCTCGCCTCGAGAACATGTGCTGGCGCATTTGGCATCTCGCCCGCAAGAAGAAACAG TTGGAATGGGAGGATGTGCAACGGGTAGCACACAGGAAGTGGGAAAGAGAACAAGGTCGCAAGGATGTAACGGATGACATGTCCGAAGATCTGTCTGAAGGCGAGAAAGGGGAAGTTATAGGCGAACCAGTTAAACTGGACAGCCCCCCCAGACATCACTTGGATAGGAACTTCTCAACCGTGGAAGTATGGTCTGACAATAACAAGGAGAAGAAGCTATATATTGTTCTCATAAG TTTACATGGACTCGTCCGTGGTGAAAATATGGAACTTGGTCGGGATTCCGATACTGGTGGTCAG ATAAAATATGTTGTAGAACTTGCTCGTGCACTAGCTAAGATGCCCGGTGTGTATAGAGTAGATCTGTTTACCAGGCAAGTTTTGTCTCCCGAGGTAGATTGGAGTTACGGTGAGCCCACGGAAATGCTAAGTACCGGCCCTGAGGATGCCAACCTTGGAGAAAGCAGCGGGGCTTATATTGTGAGGATACCATTTGGGACCCGGGACAAGTATCTTAGAAAGGAGTTGTTATGGCCTCATGTTCCGGAGTTTGTTGATGGAGCACTCGCTCACATTCTTAATATGTCGAAGGCTTTGGGAGACCAAATTGGTGGAGGGCAGCCCGTCTGGCCGTATGTGATCCACGGTCATTATGCAGATGCAGGGGATAGTGCTGCTCTCCTTTCAGGTGCCTTGAATGTTCCGATGGTTTTGACGGGACACTCACTGGGTAGGAACAAGCTAGAACAGCTGCTTAAGCAAGGAAGGCAGTCGAAAGAGGATATTAATTCCACGTACAGGATAATGAGGAGGATCGAAGCAGAAGAGCTTTCATTAGATGCTGCAGAGCTGGTTATCACGAGTACTAAGCAGGAGATCGAAGAGCAGTGGGGACTTTATGATGGTTTTGATGTAAAGCTGGAGAAAGTTTTGAGGGCTCGGGCGAGGCGTGGGGTCAACTGTCATGGTCGTTTCATGCCTAGAATGGCG GTTATTCCTCCTGGGATGGACTTCAGCAACGTCGTAGTTCAAGAAGAGATTGCTGAAGGCGATGGTGACATTGCGGCACTAACAAATGAAGCTTCATCGCCCAAAGCAGTCCCTCCTATATGGTCAGAA GTGATGCGGTTCTTGACCAATCCACACAAGCCGATGATTCTAGCACTATCACGTCCTGATCCGAAAAAGAACTTAACGACTCTTTTGAAAGCCTTCGGAGAATGCAGGCCATTACGAGAGCTTGCTAATCTT ACTCTTATAATGGGGAACAGGGATGATATAGATGAAATGTCAGGGGGCAATGCTAGTGTGCTCATTACTGTGTTGAAGCTAATTGATAAGTATGACCTTTATGGGCAAGTGGCTTTCCCTAAGCATCACAAGCAATGTGATGTTCCAGATATATACCGCCTAGCTGGCAAAACGAAG GGAGTCTTCATAAATCCGGCTGTTATTGAGCCCTTTGGACTCACATTAATCGAG GCTGCTGCTCATGGACTTCCAATGGTGGCAACGAAGAATGGTGGACCAGTGGATATTCATCGG GCACTAAATAACGGTCTGCTCGTGGATCCTCATGATCAGAATGCGATTGCTGATGCGCTTCTTAAGTTAGTGTCGGAGAAAAACTTGTGGCACGAATGCAGAAAGAACGGCTTGAGGAACATTCATCTCTTCTCGTGGCCAGAACATTGTCGAACATACTTGACAAGGGTGGCAGCGTGTCGGATGAGGCACCCGCAGTGGCAGACCGACACTCCAGCAGACGAACATGCTGCGGAGTACTCCTTAAATGATTCACTCAAAGACGTTACAGATATGTCGTTGAGGTTGTCTATAGATGGTGACAAAACATCGTTGAACGAGTCACTCGATATGGCTGCTTCGGGCGACAACCAGGTGCAAGACCAAGTCAATAAGCTCCTGAGCAGAATGAACAAACCGGAGCCCGGGGCACGGGATGCTGATGCTGACAGGAAATTGGCTGATGCGCCAAGCAAGTACCCGATGCTGAGGAAACGACGTAAACTGATAGTCTTGGCAATTGACTGCTATGACAGCAATGGAGCGCCTGAAAAGAAAATGATTAATCTGATCCAGGAGATCTCGAAGGCGCTCAAGTTGGATGCACAATTGGCAAGACAATCGGGATTTGCATTGTCGACAGCTATGCCAATGTCTGAGTTGACCGAGTTTTTGAAGTCGGGAAATATCAAACTAAATGATTTTGATGCTTTGATATGTAGTAGTGGTAGTGAAGTGTATTATCCAGGCACTTACACAGAGGAGGGGGGAAAGCCCTGTCCTGATCCAGACTACGCGACACATATTGATTATCGATGGGGTTCAGATGGTTTGAAGAAGACCATTTGGAAGCTAATGAACGCGACGGAAGGATTGAAATCGAGTCAGTCTTCTGGTGTTATCGAACATGATGTTAAATCGAGCAATTCGCATTGCCTGTCGTATTTGATAAGGGATCTCAGTAAG GCCAGAAAAGTAGACGATTTGAGACAGAAGCTTCGGATGAGGGGCCTTCGTTGTCACTTGATGTATTGCAGAAATTCCACAAGAATGCAAGCTGTTCCTCTGCTCGCATCGCGATCACAGGCTCTCAG GTATCTCTTTGTCCGTTGGCGACTAAACGTGGCCAACATGTGTGTGATTCTTGGAGAAACTGGGGACACCGATTACGAGGAAATGATCTCCGGAACACACAAGACTCTGATCATAAAAGATGTCGTGGGCAAGGGATCGGAGGAGCTGCTCAGAACGTCGGGAAGCTACCTCAGAGACGATATAGTCCCGGGAGACAGCGCGCTCATTGCTTACGTGAAAGAAGGGGCTACAGCAGAGGAGATATTTGACACATTAAGGCAGCTCTTCAAAACTGCAGCGTGA
- the LOC130986765 gene encoding probable sucrose-phosphate synthase 2 isoform X2 has translation MAGNEWINGYLEAILDSGASAIEDHKPAPAVSVSVSDRDNFNPTKYFVEEVVSGVDESDLHRTWIKVVATRNTRERSSRLENMCWRIWHLARKKKQLEWEDVQRVAHRKWEREQGRKDVTDDMSEDLSEGEKGEVIGEPVKLDSPPRHHLDRNFSTVEVWSDNNKEKKLYIVLISLHGLVRGENMELGRDSDTGGQIKYVVELARALAKMPGVYRVDLFTRQVLSPEVDWSYGEPTEMLSTGPEDANLGESSGAYIVRIPFGTRDKYLRKELLWPHVPEFVDGALAHILNMSKALGDQIGGGQPVWPYVIHGHYADAGDSAALLSGALNVPMVLTGHSLGRNKLEQLLKQGRQSKEDINSTYRIMRRIEAEELSLDAAELVITSTKQEIEEQWGLYDGFDVKLEKVLRARARRGVNCHGRFMPRMAVIPPGMDFSNVVVQEEIAEGDGDIAALTNEASSPKAVPPIWSEVMRFLTNPHKPMILALSRPDPKKNLTTLLKAFGECRPLRELANLTLIMGNRDDIDEMSGGNASVLITVLKLIDKYDLYGQVAFPKHHKQCDVPDIYRLAGKTKGVFINPAVIEPFGLTLIEAAAHGLPMVATKNGGPVDIHRALNNGLLVDPHDQNAIADALLKLVSEKNLWHECRKNGLRNIHLFSWPEHCRTYLTRVAACRMRHPQWQTDTPADEHAAEYSLNDSLKDVTDMSLRLSIDGDKTSLNESLDMAASGDNQVQDQVNKLLSRMNKPEPGARDADADRKLADAPSKYPMLRKRRKLIVLAIDCYDSNGAPEKKMINLIQEISKALKLDAQLARQSGFALSTAMPMSELTEFLKSGNIKLNDFDALICSSGSEVYYPGTYTEEGGKPCPDPDYATHIDYRWGSDGLKKTIWKLMNATEGLKSSQSSGVIEHDVKSSNSHCLSYLIRDLSKARKVDDLRQKLRMRGLRCHLMYCRNSTRMQAVPLLASRSQALSC, from the exons ATGGCCGGAAACGAGTGGATAAACGGCTATCTGGAGGCGATATTGGACAGCGGGGCGTCGGCGATAGAGGACCACAAGCCGGCGCCGGCGGTGAGCGTCAGCGTCAGCGACAGAGACAATTTCAATCCCACCAAATACTTCGTGGAGGAAGTCGTGAGCGGCGTCGACGAGAGCGACCTCCACCGCACATGGATCAAGGTCGTCGCCACTAGGAACACCAGGGAGCGAAGCTCTCGCCTCGAGAACATGTGCTGGCGCATTTGGCATCTCGCCCGCAAGAAGAAACAG TTGGAATGGGAGGATGTGCAACGGGTAGCACACAGGAAGTGGGAAAGAGAACAAGGTCGCAAGGATGTAACGGATGACATGTCCGAAGATCTGTCTGAAGGCGAGAAAGGGGAAGTTATAGGCGAACCAGTTAAACTGGACAGCCCCCCCAGACATCACTTGGATAGGAACTTCTCAACCGTGGAAGTATGGTCTGACAATAACAAGGAGAAGAAGCTATATATTGTTCTCATAAG TTTACATGGACTCGTCCGTGGTGAAAATATGGAACTTGGTCGGGATTCCGATACTGGTGGTCAG ATAAAATATGTTGTAGAACTTGCTCGTGCACTAGCTAAGATGCCCGGTGTGTATAGAGTAGATCTGTTTACCAGGCAAGTTTTGTCTCCCGAGGTAGATTGGAGTTACGGTGAGCCCACGGAAATGCTAAGTACCGGCCCTGAGGATGCCAACCTTGGAGAAAGCAGCGGGGCTTATATTGTGAGGATACCATTTGGGACCCGGGACAAGTATCTTAGAAAGGAGTTGTTATGGCCTCATGTTCCGGAGTTTGTTGATGGAGCACTCGCTCACATTCTTAATATGTCGAAGGCTTTGGGAGACCAAATTGGTGGAGGGCAGCCCGTCTGGCCGTATGTGATCCACGGTCATTATGCAGATGCAGGGGATAGTGCTGCTCTCCTTTCAGGTGCCTTGAATGTTCCGATGGTTTTGACGGGACACTCACTGGGTAGGAACAAGCTAGAACAGCTGCTTAAGCAAGGAAGGCAGTCGAAAGAGGATATTAATTCCACGTACAGGATAATGAGGAGGATCGAAGCAGAAGAGCTTTCATTAGATGCTGCAGAGCTGGTTATCACGAGTACTAAGCAGGAGATCGAAGAGCAGTGGGGACTTTATGATGGTTTTGATGTAAAGCTGGAGAAAGTTTTGAGGGCTCGGGCGAGGCGTGGGGTCAACTGTCATGGTCGTTTCATGCCTAGAATGGCG GTTATTCCTCCTGGGATGGACTTCAGCAACGTCGTAGTTCAAGAAGAGATTGCTGAAGGCGATGGTGACATTGCGGCACTAACAAATGAAGCTTCATCGCCCAAAGCAGTCCCTCCTATATGGTCAGAA GTGATGCGGTTCTTGACCAATCCACACAAGCCGATGATTCTAGCACTATCACGTCCTGATCCGAAAAAGAACTTAACGACTCTTTTGAAAGCCTTCGGAGAATGCAGGCCATTACGAGAGCTTGCTAATCTT ACTCTTATAATGGGGAACAGGGATGATATAGATGAAATGTCAGGGGGCAATGCTAGTGTGCTCATTACTGTGTTGAAGCTAATTGATAAGTATGACCTTTATGGGCAAGTGGCTTTCCCTAAGCATCACAAGCAATGTGATGTTCCAGATATATACCGCCTAGCTGGCAAAACGAAG GGAGTCTTCATAAATCCGGCTGTTATTGAGCCCTTTGGACTCACATTAATCGAG GCTGCTGCTCATGGACTTCCAATGGTGGCAACGAAGAATGGTGGACCAGTGGATATTCATCGG GCACTAAATAACGGTCTGCTCGTGGATCCTCATGATCAGAATGCGATTGCTGATGCGCTTCTTAAGTTAGTGTCGGAGAAAAACTTGTGGCACGAATGCAGAAAGAACGGCTTGAGGAACATTCATCTCTTCTCGTGGCCAGAACATTGTCGAACATACTTGACAAGGGTGGCAGCGTGTCGGATGAGGCACCCGCAGTGGCAGACCGACACTCCAGCAGACGAACATGCTGCGGAGTACTCCTTAAATGATTCACTCAAAGACGTTACAGATATGTCGTTGAGGTTGTCTATAGATGGTGACAAAACATCGTTGAACGAGTCACTCGATATGGCTGCTTCGGGCGACAACCAGGTGCAAGACCAAGTCAATAAGCTCCTGAGCAGAATGAACAAACCGGAGCCCGGGGCACGGGATGCTGATGCTGACAGGAAATTGGCTGATGCGCCAAGCAAGTACCCGATGCTGAGGAAACGACGTAAACTGATAGTCTTGGCAATTGACTGCTATGACAGCAATGGAGCGCCTGAAAAGAAAATGATTAATCTGATCCAGGAGATCTCGAAGGCGCTCAAGTTGGATGCACAATTGGCAAGACAATCGGGATTTGCATTGTCGACAGCTATGCCAATGTCTGAGTTGACCGAGTTTTTGAAGTCGGGAAATATCAAACTAAATGATTTTGATGCTTTGATATGTAGTAGTGGTAGTGAAGTGTATTATCCAGGCACTTACACAGAGGAGGGGGGAAAGCCCTGTCCTGATCCAGACTACGCGACACATATTGATTATCGATGGGGTTCAGATGGTTTGAAGAAGACCATTTGGAAGCTAATGAACGCGACGGAAGGATTGAAATCGAGTCAGTCTTCTGGTGTTATCGAACATGATGTTAAATCGAGCAATTCGCATTGCCTGTCGTATTTGATAAGGGATCTCAGTAAG GCCAGAAAAGTAGACGATTTGAGACAGAAGCTTCGGATGAGGGGCCTTCGTTGTCACTTGATGTATTGCAGAAATTCCACAAGAATGCAAGCTGTTCCTCTGCTCGCATCGCGATCACAGGCTCTCAG TTGTTGA